The following nucleotide sequence is from Coffea eugenioides isolate CCC68of chromosome 3, Ceug_1.0, whole genome shotgun sequence.
aaaaatgtatttacgaaaaacataaaaatttttgagaaaaaaatgcCTTTCCACCAAACAAGGACGCGAAATACATCTTTGGTAGTAGTAAGATACTTCATGTGTTCGACGAGTAAGTCAGTCATGTGTTCGACTCATTAAGAAAGTAAGAATCACTATTGATCCCTtgaaataaaaaagagaaaaaaaagtaattatGATATTGAATTACATCTCATAAAATGAGAGTATACTATGTACTGAAATTAATAATTGAAtagaaatatatataaaaaaaaaccacaTTATTCTTAAACAACTTTCGATTTTGTAGAAATAAATTACCATGACGACCTATAATTGAGGAGAAGAAATGTAGGAGGAAGGGTCAATTGTTGTTTAGTGCTCTTATAAATTTTAGTTTTGGAGGCTGCAGAGTTGATGATGTTTGCATCAAGGATTCGAGTCTTGCACCCAATTGAAGTACGTGAAGTTGTAGCATGTTGAGGGGGCGACTGTCCATGTGCTGCGATCAATGAAAGTTTTCATTCTTTGCtaaaaaagaacaagaaaaagtaCGTAAACTTTTGTTGCAGAGGTAGCGTAGCTGACCGGGGGATTGGCCTACCTTAGATGCACCGACAACAGGGCAATTCATCAGCACGATGACTCGTTAATTCTGAGCCTATTAAGGGCCTGCATTAAGTTGGAAAGATCAAATACAAGACTTTGCTTATCCAGTTGTATCTGTTAAACTAGATGATAGAACTATTAAttttgaatattattttctgTCTTGTGTTTTCTATGATTTTTCTGTTGTTTTCCTACGAAACTAGAGAAAAATCCTATTGAAACAAGAAATTTTTACTTTAACTTCAAACAATCTACCCAACATGATGAAACATGAAACAATCTAGCACCAGATGCTTGTCTATGCGCAGATTTAAGCTGGCAGAGATCTGCATCTAACAATTGTAAGAGGATTTCAATCACTTTTATACAAGAAAATCAACATTTTGCAGCTCTACAGGTGCTGTTAAATGCCCATCCCTTATAGCCTGCAAATCCCTGGAGTTACCTTCCAAGTAATTTCTCATGAAAGCAACCATGATTCCTCCAACAAATCTTCTCATGGGGTCTCTGGACTCCCCATTTTTGCACAAACAATACGTGGCCTTGCCTCGAAGCCCTGAAGTGTCGTCATCTAGCATATCAAGGTGGCCATAGTCTCTGGCCACAAAGTAACATGCTGGTTTTTGACATTCATTGTAGAAGTCCTTGTGATTCACTCCTTTAGGAGCCgaaggagggaaaagaaaattgcTTCTTAATTCGCCCAATCCTGATCCAATGATTGATACTGCCATGTCAAGATTAAAGGAATGAGGATTATAGGTGAGAATTGGTGGCATTTGTTTCCCTTTCTCCACTCCATCCACAGGATCTATGCCTATTAATGCTGAAAACTTCAGTGAAGTCACCGCTTTTCCTAGAGCTACCCCAAAAGCTACTTTTCCTCCTCGGCTATGCCCTGCAAGTGCTAGCTTACTCAAGTTTGCCTGAACCTTGGGTGGTAGCAATTTCTGTAGTCCCCCTGATAACCAATTGGCTATTTCAGCTGTGGCATTAATTTCTTCTGTTGTATCTGGTCCTGCCATGCTGTATAACTGATGTAACGCAATTGGAATATATTTGTGAGCCAAGAGATGAAAGATCAACTTTCAATTGTTatagaaaaatgcagtttttcAATTGTTCTATGAAATGTTTCCCAAAATTTTGCCTGAAAGAAACTCAAAGATGGAACCAGCAGTAGGCTAAACCAAGCCCAGATGATAATCACATTCCGATTGTAACAATAAAGCTATTGTTGTCCATTCTCATATGTAGGTCATTAAGGCTGACAATCTTGGGTCCTCGAGGAATCCCAATATCCAAAATGTGGTAAAAATGATTTTGCAATTGTGAAAATCGTGCATTAAAAGTCAACACAGAAATATATGAATGTGATCAGTTGTTTCGTGtttttgtggggggggggggggtgttggAGGAGGAGGTGACAACTGACAAGTGAGATGCATTAGTTTGTGGTATCAACTAT
It contains:
- the LOC113764459 gene encoding chlorophyllase-2, chloroplastic-like, with translation MVFTASSSVVSSISRNVFGVGKYISKLLEVEQQTSIGNALLGIARPPKPLLIGIPSEAGVFPVLLFIHGYLLYNSFYSQLVQHIASHGFIVIAPQLYSMAGPDTTEEINATAEIANWLSGGLQKLLPPKVQANLSKLALAGHSRGGKVAFGVALGKAVTSLKFSALIGIDPVDGVEKGKQMPPILTYNPHSFNLDMAVSIIGSGLGELRSNFLFPPSAPKGVNHKDFYNECQKPACYFVARDYGHLDMLDDDTSGLRGKATYCLCKNGESRDPMRRFVGGIMVAFMRNYLEGNSRDLQAIRDGHLTAPVELQNVDFLV